attctcaatttagtaattgttattatttaattaattatttatatttcgttctattttattatacgtaattatgttgcatataaatttctaaaatcaattgaccaatttactaatttagaatatatattttttatttataaaaatcatactgaaaaaatattttaaaaaatatctttcattctattttattatatgtaattttttattttcttattcgAATAATTACTAtgcatttctatttttttaaatttaaattaatatatctttttatagtAATGTATAAACTTTTTTGCCCCCTAACATAATTTTTCTGGGTCCGTCACTGCTTATAGATACAAgatataagatatttttaatttattttttctttaaacaaCGCAAATTTAGAGTAAAAATGATTATTTGATACAAGAACAATAAAATTTGCAGTACATAAAGTGATTACCTAAATATAATAACGTAAGTCATTTCAAACATAATAatgtaaatattaaatatagtattataaaaaaataaatgatgtttctagaaataaatatagattattatataaaaactaatttgaaagGTACAAAGACTTGAGGGTAACATAGTAAAttaattaagtggaaaagattAGTGAATTAAACTATTAAGATAGTAAAATTACATATAaaactattaaattatttaatattctttttattattaaactaaaaatatcaaatataagtATAGTGTCTTAAATTTCGAAGGGGGGCTTCACTACTCGCCCCCTTtaagaaagataagaaaaaatagCCATAGAAaatacgaaaaaaattaaaactaatgtcAAGATTTTTCATTtacataactaaaataaaacgtAGAAATAAACTTTGAATACAAATAAGAgtatagaaattttgaattccctccattaaaaagattttatagGAGGAGTGTTTTACGAACAAAAAATTTTCGTAAGGTACTCCATGAATGAACTTATATGAATGactattatattaaaaaattcttcttgttatttttttgcCAAACAGTAATTGGCGTAAATTTTATCGTCATATTATAACTGTGTTTATGTGGcgtatcttttattttatattagttgtATATTCTACCTTTACTGCACATTTTAGTATAAATTGTAATGTTCGTAGTTGCCCACGTATTTTACAATACATGTTATGTTATTTAGAACGGTATTTCTTATATCATGCGGAATGAATACAGTACGATACTTAACATTATTTTAGCTTTGAAAAAATTGTTTCACATTAATTAGTAAACAATACATTTAGTGTATAATAGATATGGACAAAACCTGGATTCTTAAGCCACAAAATAGTATAGGATATAGACGAGAACTTAATAAGTTCCTAGACTTTGCATTTGCGAATGCATCGTCGGATAACATGATAAAGTGTCCATGCCCTCAATGTGGGTTTCAATTTATGCAAACAAGAGAGGATGCGTAGACCACCTGTTGATAAAGCCCTTTCCCGCTGGCTATACTTTGTGGTTGCGTCATGGTGAGAAACCAACTGAAGAGAGCTCTACTTACACAATGATAGTTGAGAACCCTACACCCGAGGTGAATCCATATCTTCAAATGGTGCACGAGGCATTTAACTTCACAATGCCTCCTGGAAGTGAGGAGACCACAACAGCGGATCCTGTAGAAGACGATGATATAGAGTTGCCGTACCTGTACGATGGTCCAAGTCGCGATGCACAGGATTTTGCCGACCTTCTTGCAAATGGAGCGGAGGAGTTATATCCCGGTTGCTCGAAATACTCCAAATTATCTTTCCTAATGAAGCTTTATCACATTAAATGTATGTGTGGTGTGAGTGACAAAGCTATGTCGATGATTCTGGACTTATTGCGGGATGCATTTGAGCAAGCCAAATTTTCGTCCACTTTGTATGAAGCCAAGAAAACCATCCGAAAGTTGGGGATTGAGTACAAAAAGGGAGATGCTTGCTCGAATGATTGCATGTTGTATCGGGGTGAGGATGAGGAAGCGACGAAATGCAAGCAGTGTGGGACTTCACGATGGAAGCAGAAGACGCGAAAGGGTTCCGTTACGAAAATAAAAATACCTGTCAGAAAAAATGGAAAGCCTCTCCCAGCGAAGACTCTCCGTTACTTTCCTCTTATACCACGACTGCAACGGTTATTCATGTGTAGCAAAACTTCATCTGACATGTTATGGCATAAAGAGGCAGATAATAACGATGGATACTTGAGGCATCCAAGGGACGCTGAAGCATGGAAAGACTTTGATGTAAAGTATCCTTTTTTTTCTAACGATGCTCACAGTGTTCGCTTAGCTTTAGCAAGTGACGGTTTTAATCCTTTCAAAAATATGAGTACCACGTATTCTATTTGGCATGTGATTCTTATTTCGTACAATCTTCCTCCCTGGCTATGCATGAAGCAAACATCTTTTATACTATCTATGATTATTCCCGGTCCTAAAATACCGGGTAACGACATCGATGTTTATTTGGAGCCCCTGGTGGATGAGTTGAAGCAACTCTGGGATGGTGTTGAAACTTATGATGCTAATAAGGGGACCACTTTCAAGATGCGTGCAGCGCTAATGTGGATTATTAGCGATTTTCTAGGGTTGGAAAATTTATCTGGGTAGAACACGTACAGTGGGTTAGCTTGTCCCACGTGTAACGTGGACGCTAAGGCTCATCAACTAACATTCAGTCGAAAATGGTGTTACATGGGCCATCGCCGCTTCTTGAATCAAGGCCATAAATATAGAGTAGACCGGAAAAGATTTGACAGACAAGTTGAAAGCAGAGATCCACCGATGAAGTATTATGGAACAGATGTCTTAAGGCAGCAGTCTAACTTGCAAGTATCGTTTGGGAATATCTCAACTCTGACAGCCAAAAGAAGACGTGTTAGTGAAGATGCAGATCAAGATGACTCGGTTTGGAAAAAGAGGAGTGTGTTCTTTGAACTCCCGTACTGGAAGGATCACATGCTGCGTCATAACCTTGACGTGATGCACATAGAAAAGAACATTTGTGACAATGTAGTCTACACTATTTTAAACGACATCGTCAAATCAAAAGATAATCTTAAAGCTCGCAAAGATTTACAAAGCATGGGCATAAGGCCTGAATTGTGCCCGGACGAAGGTGGTAAATATTCTTCAGCAATCTTTACAATGTCGAATCCACAGAAGAATGTATTCCTGAAGACTCTACAGAACATGGTCTTTTCAGATGGTTACTCGAGCAATATTGCTCGTTGTGTTGACATCCGACAGCGCAAGTTGTATGGGTTGAAGAGTCACGACTGTCACATTCTAATGGAACAATTACTTCCAATTTTGGTGAAGAATGCATTACCAAGTCCGGTATCGAATGTAATTGCGAATCTGTCCTCATTTTTGTGAGAACTCTGTGGAAAAGCTATAAATCCTATGCAGCTTGGCGCCCTTTAGAATCATGTTGTGCAAACTCTGTGTCAGATGAAAATGATATTTCCTCCATCTTTCTTCACTGTCATGGTTCACCTTATGGTGCACCTCATTGATGAACTAAAACTTGGTGGTCCGGTACATTATCGGTGAATGTATCCAATAGAAAGGTTAGCGTGCTAATAAACGCATTTAAGAATTCTTTTTCCAATTTTGTTACGTATATACTAAACGTTATGTCGTATTTATGTAAAAGGTACTTGGGACGATTGAAGCAATACGTGCGTAACAGGGCACAAGATGAAGGCTCAATTGCGGAGGGCTATTTATCCGAGAAGATTTTGACATTTTACTCAAGATATTTGGATAATACTGAGACTAGAATCAACCGTCCAGCGTGAGTTGATGATCGACCTGTTGATATTACAAACAATACAGGATGTACTATGTTTCCTGAAATTGGAAAACCTTCAGGGGCTGTATCACATTTTGCACTGAACCCAATGGAAAAAGATCAGGCATATCGTCATGTGCTAGTCAATTGCAAGGTCGTTGCTCCATTTATTGAGTAAGTATGCACGTGTAATCATTAAGCACAGTTATAACCAATTTTAAATACTCAGTCATTGGACTAATTTCTTGTTATGTCATAAAGTAAATTTAGGTCAAAAACCAAGTGAAAATTACGGGATGAAACAAGGTCACACTCTAAGATAGACCGTGTTGTGCATGCAGAATTTCCTCGCCGGTTCAAGCGTGAGGTTCGTAGAAATTTAAGCTGACCAACTTATTTGTGCACTAGAATTATTTCTTGTAAATTCCAATTTTTAATACGAACAAACTCTAATTTATGGTCCTAGGTTCCAATGGACAGTACCGTACATTCGAAAGAAATGAAGTTGCTGGCATGTGGTCCCATGCTTCAGGCAAGACAGTTTGGGGCATACAACGTCAATGAGTATAAGTTTAGAGCTATCACAAAGGAAGACGGGctgaaaacacaaaataatggagTTTATGTCTCATCCAATACAAGAAGTTATACCAGCATGCGTGACAACAGAGTGGCTGTTGGTAGTGTTTCATATTATGGATCAATTGTTGACATCATCGAACTGAACTACAGCTGCCATTTCACAGTGGTTTTGTTCAAATGTATTTAGGCTGATACAACTACGAGCAGAGGAATCAAAGAAGACCATCTGGGCTTTACGAGCGTTAATTTTGCTCGTCCGATTCACACCGGTGATCGAAAAGAGGATGAACCATACATATTGGCATCAGAAGCTCAACTCGTGTACTATGAAGTAGATCAAGAATGGAGTGTAGTGGTTCATGTAAAACCACGAAACTTGTATGACATGGGAGGAGAGAATGAGGATGTTGAAGCTACTTTTTCTCCTCAGCCCGGGTTGAACATATCAGCAGCAGGTGACATCAGTGATTTACAGTTGACAATGGAAGATGATATAGAAGACCCAGTAGCAGATGTTTCTGATAACATAGATTATGTGGCATAGTAAAAATATGACAAAACATGTGCAACATTTTTAGACTATCCGTGTGTGTTTGATAAGTTTAACAGTGTTTATGATGTATGTAATTTGCTGGTTACATTACTATCTATGTTTTCGTATTTGAATTAAGTTTTCATTTCAAGTTGATTTTCATGAATACCACCAGTTCCTCATTTCTTCCAACgatgtttgattttaaaagttAGTTGTCAAGGCTTTGTTCTTCTCATCATCGTTGTTATTGTTCTTAACATCCGATAAAGAAAATTATGACATCGAGTAAATTTTCTTGAATtacaatattattatcattgacaaatatagttaatataaaatggTGTTGTAACAGGAGAAATGAAAACAGAGAATTTCTCATCATGCTATGCAGACACAACATTCGCTAACAAAATGGCTATGGCCTCTCCGTTCTCTTCATTGGAACATGCAATTACGGTTGTCAGAGACATATGGTCCCGTAAGTTGAATGTTAGATCTTGGTTGGAGGCTTTATCAGGTCGATCTTGTTCTAATGAATACTTGGAAACGGCGAACGCATCTACTGTGCAGGTATGTTCATTAGCCgtacccttaaacacttgagttaaacattatttgaaaaataagttttttaagTTGCTATATGCTTATGACATTTAACTAGTGATAGTTGTTCCGTTGATGCTAAAATTTGTAGAAACTTCATGAATGGGGGATCAAGGTACGAGGAGAAATTTGGCTATATTTTTGTGACATTTGTAGGTGGTAGGACATCTGAAGACATACTTGCTGAATTAAAGGTTGGAAATAAATTTCTAGCACAGAAAGTGAATTATAGAGACACAATATGTTTTACAAAATAGACCATCAACTATACATTTTATTATGGTGCAGATGCGCTTTAATAACTCGCATGGTGTTGAGTTGGAGATTGCTTCAAAAGAGGAATTGAAGTATATAGAATGTGCTATTAGAGAGCTTCTTTCCAAGAAATCTGTCCAAACTACTGACGAAGGAGACGGTAAtagttaattttgtatttattaattttgaaagtcCTCTTCCCATAATTCTGAAATTTTCTTTCCTTAATAACTAGAATGACTTGGAAGTTATCATTATCTTTTAACTATATTTATATGTTGTTGGTTGCATGTTCATATATTCAGTGTCAACTGAATATTCAGGCGAAATAGTTGCTGACACTCTAGATGGAGCAAACACTGATTCAGAAGATGATTTAGATGCTATCTCCTCCGGTGAATATGACAACTCCAGGGATGTTGAGCTTAATAGGGTTCCAGAAGAAGACAATAAAACTTTAAATACCCAACACAGAGAAGATGTCGTACATGCTGCAAAAAGAGGTTTCGATCTGAACAAGATGCCATGGTTTGGAAATGACTTATCAGATCCGTTATCACGTCACTGCAGCGCTTTTTTGACAGAATATTTCTGGCCAGGTCAATACGATGTTGATGAGAAATTTTGACTCAAAACTTGTTTGTCTACTTTAGTAATTCTGATTTTTATGCTCCATTGAACTTTGTTTTGAGTTAGTGAATTCGGACGTTTACTTGATTTTTATGTTACCAGTTATGATTAAATACAAACTCAAAATGGCTGATACTACAAGGGAAAATATGATTCGTAAATTCGGTTTTAGTTAttcatgtataattttttttaagtaaggAATTATTCTTTATGTaacataaaattgaaaatttatttaatgcaTTAAGTTGCAGTATTTGAAccttattttttcattaaaaaaaatagcgaGGATTAGAACAGTTATAAGAATGCAAAATGAGTATTAATGTATTCAACAACTGGACATTTAGCAGGGGTTACAAAAAAATCGCTGCAAAATGAGATTATTTAACAGCGTCCCCTCAAACCGCTACAATAACCACTATAAAATAGGTTCATTTTGCAGCAGTTACTGGAAAAACGCTGTAAAATATGATCATTTGATAGCGTCTTCTAAAATTGCCACAAAAACTACTGGCATATTGTATTTAACAGCGATTTAATAAAACTGCTACTAAATAACCGCCGCTATCTGTcaattttcttgtagtgatagaTTGCATCAAAATTTGTATTGAGGCTATCGCTAGTGATGAATATTGGAATTGGAATAATCACACAACATGACAAATCAGATCATAATATGGTCTACTCTCTATATAGGCAGATACGGTGTATATAACCAAGCAAACATAGAATGTGAGCACAAAAGTTAAACTACTCACTTATTGATATTATAGTAAATATTAGTGTTAGTTTCTTATAAACATGTGGTGGCAGATTAATCTCCTGTTGGACCAAGCAATGTCATACCACATATACCGATACCATCATATATATTTCTC
This portion of the Arachis duranensis cultivar V14167 chromosome 6, aradu.V14167.gnm2.J7QH, whole genome shotgun sequence genome encodes:
- the LOC107492397 gene encoding uncharacterized protein LOC107492397; its protein translation is MPSMWVSIYANKRGCVDHLLIKPFPAGYTLWLRHGEKPTEESSTYTMIVENPTPEVNPYLQMVHEAFNFTMPPGSEETTTADPVEDDDIELPYLYDGPSRDAQDFADLLANGAEELYPGCSKYSKLSFLMKLYHIKCMCGVSDKAMSMILDLLRDAFEQAKFSSTLYEAKKTIRKLGIEYKKGDACSNDCMLYRGEDEEATKCKQCGTSRWKQKTRKGSVTKIKIPVRKNGKPLPAKTLRYFPLIPRLQRLFMCSKTSSDMLWHKEADNNDGYLRHPRDAEAWKDFDVKYPFFSNDAHSVRLALASDGFNPFKNMSTTYSIWHVILISYNLPPWLCMKQTSFILSMIIPGPKIPGNDIDVYLEPLVDELKQLWDGVETYDANKGTTFKMRAALMWIISDFLGLENLSG
- the LOC107492398 gene encoding uncharacterized protein LOC107492398; the protein is MGHRRFLNQGHKYRVDRKRFDRQVESRDPPMKYYGTDVLRQQSNLQVSFGNISTLTAKRRRVSEDADQDDSVWKKRSVFFELPYWKDHMLRHNLDVMHIEKNICDNVVYTILNDIVKSKDNLKARKDLQSMGIRPELCPDEGGKYSSAIFTMSNPQKNVFLKTLQNMVFSDGYSSNIARCVDIRQRKLYGLKSHDCHILMEQLLPILVKNALPSPMKMIFPPSFFTVMVHLMVHLIDELKLGGPVHYRYLGRLKQYVRNRAQDEGSIAEGYLSEKILTFYSRYLDNTETRINRPAGCITFCTEPNGKRSGISSCASQLQEFPRRFKREVPMDSTVHSKEMKLLACGPMLQARQFGAYNVNEYKFRAITKEDGLKTQNNGVYVSSNTRSYTSMRDNRVAADTTTSRGIKEDHLGFTSVNFARPIHTGDRKEDEPYILASEAQLVYYEVDQEWSVVVHVKPRNLYDMGGENEDVEATFSPQPGLNISAAGDISDLQLTMEDDIEDPVADVSDNIDYVA
- the LOC127748335 gene encoding uncharacterized protein LOC127748335 translates to MVQMRFNNSHGVELEIASKEELKYIECAIRELLSKKSVQTTDEGDVSTEYSGEIVADTLDGANTDSEDDLDAISSGEYDNSRDVELNRVPEEDNKTLNTQHREDVVHAAKRGFDLNKMPWFGNDLSDPLSRHCSAFLTEYFWPGQYDVDEKF